In the Oncorhynchus keta strain PuntledgeMale-10-30-2019 unplaced genomic scaffold, Oket_V2 Un_contig_28710_pilon_pilon, whole genome shotgun sequence genome, one interval contains:
- the LOC127923187 gene encoding ubiquitin-like protein 5: GCRHRHTIPTCRYSSHLCTALTLSSSEDTIGDLKKLIAAQTGTRWDKIVLKKWYTIFKDHVSLGDYEIHDGQNLELYYQ; the protein is encoded by the exons AGGTTGCAGGCATAGACACACTATACCAACATGTCGTTATAGCAGTCATCTGTGTACAGCCTTAACCCTTTCCAGCTCAGAAGACACTATAGGAGACCTGAAGAAGCTCATCGCTGCCCAGACAGGCACACGGTGGGACAAGATCGTACTCAAGAAATG GTACACCATATTCAAGGACCACGTGTCTCTGGGAGACT ATGAGATCCATGATGGGCAGAACCTGGAGCTGTACTACCAGTAG